From a region of the Gavia stellata isolate bGavSte3 chromosome 32, bGavSte3.hap2, whole genome shotgun sequence genome:
- the CCDC124 gene encoding coiled-coil domain-containing protein 124: MPKKFQGENTKSAAARARKAEAKAAADAKRQQELEDAYWKDEDKHVMRKEQRKEEREKRRLEQLERKKELQRLLEEEDSKLKGKSPKQVTPGKVTRAQIEETIRKDQQQKENADTVEKEKTHLEVPLEENINRRVLEEGSVEARTIEDAIAVLSVANDLDRHPERRMKAAFTAFEEVNLPRLKQENPNMRLSQLKQLLKKEWMKSPENPMNQRHKAYNSQK; the protein is encoded by the exons GCCCAAGAAGTTCCAAGGTGAAAATACCAAGTCGGCTGCTGCCCGCGCGAGGAAagctgaggcaaaggcagcagccgATGCCAAAcgtcagcaggagctggaagatGCCTACTGGAAGGATGAAGACAAACACGTGATGAGGAAGGAACAAAGGAAG gaggagagggagaagcggcggctggagcagctggagcgCAAGAAGGAGCTGCAGCGcctgctggaggaagaggactcGAAGCTGAAAGGGAAGTCGCCCAAGCAGGTCACCCCGGGCAAAGTCACCAGGGCCCAGATCGAGGAGACGATCAGAAAAGaccagcagcagaaggagaatGCAGATACAG tggagaaggagaagactCACTTGGAGGTCCCCTTGGAAGAGAACATCAACAGGAGGGTTCTGGAGGAAGGATCAGTGGAGGCCAGGACGATTGAAGATGCCATTGCTGTCCTCAG CGTTGCCAATGATCTGGACCGGCACCCCGAGCGCCGGATGAAAGCTGCCTTCACGGCTTTTGAAGAGGTCAATCTGCCACGCCTAAAGCAAGAGAACCCCAACATGCGCCTGTCCCAGCTCAAGCAGCTCCTCAAGAAGGAGTGGATGAAGTCTCCAGAAAACCCCATGAACCAGAGGCACAAAGCTTACAACAGCCAGAAGTAG